In the Glycine max cultivar Williams 82 chromosome 6, Glycine_max_v4.0, whole genome shotgun sequence genome, GAACTCGTAACGCTAATATCCGAATGGAGCCggtctttgtatttttttttttcttcataatatTGGGGGGACAATTTTGACCCACAAAAATTCATAAACaactcatttttcaaaaactgttcTTTCGGATGTCTGTCAATTTCAGAGTTTCGGTAAGTGAAGATATTAATCAGATTAAATTAGTATTTCAGTGCCTtaatttaggtttaatttgattatttaattctttaaattaatttaatttgttttttcagtttaaataagaaattatactttgtgataagtaattttaaatcatCGAAAATACACATATCaccgaaaaataaattaatttaaaaaattagatgatcaaattaaaattaaaaaaattaattgatgaaattaaatcgattttaaaaaataaaaaataaaatgaaagttaCGGAATTGAAATATCTAAATCCAGAAGAAGAGTGAAGGGGAAACTTGTTTAATCGGTTAGTTTCCCTATTACGAAATTGTTTGACATAATTTTTTCAATGAATCCTCTTGTTTGAAACTTACATAAGtttgatcgaggaagtccaaaTTTTCATCCAAGATGCATGGAGAGACTGTGACAAGCGTGTCCTCTACTGGGCAACGCGAGATTGCTGCAAACACGGCAAGCAATAGGTAGCACCAAAAACAAGATGCTAAACTCaaccaattaattaaaagtaaataatggTGGCTTTGCCATTTGGAATACGCCTCTTCCACTTGTCCAAACAATAACTCCCACTTTTTTCGATCTCCTAATTACTATTTTACATTTCAAGCTTTTCTGCTTCCTCATATCTCTCTATATATTGCTTCCTTTAGTTCTAAGTCAAGACTTTTATAATTAAGGTAAGAGGGTCATCGTGGAAGGATTTATAAATTTTCTCAACTCAACTCTCACCATGAGGACCAGTTGCTTCCTAAGCCTTCCCCCTTTTACTTCAAACCAACCTTCCATTCCCCCAAAACATCCTCAACTTTCATCGTAAGTTTTCATCTTTGTTtctacatacatatattttcttttaacttgTTGGGTCACAATTTACATGTCATTTATGTGACTCATGTCACTAACATTACCGTGTGCGTTGTAATAAAGGGTGAAGAACGAAGCATGTTGGAAGAGGCAATGCGTTGTGATGGGAGTGGCATCCATTATTGGACTAGAAATGTGCAATTCAGTGGCAATGGCCCACGAAGCAATTGAAATCAAGACCATGCCATTTAGTAACCAAGTAGTATCAAATAGCAATTCTTACGGTGGCGCCAAATGGAGCGAGAAAAGAATGTGCCCACCTTGGCAAGGCAATTCGCTCGAAACGATCGTGCCGGAGAATCTTCCCCGGCCGTCGGCACGGCGGAGATACGAGGCTGTTCGTTCCTCCTCCAAGACTGCGCCGCCGCTCTCCGCCCCGATCATAGTCCAAAGCAACAAGGGCAGTTGCTTCTCCATGTGAAAAAtactaaatcaaattaaatttacttgtacatgattattgttaatttaattgctTGGCCTTTCACACAaacttttaatttcataatcATATCCATGTGTCAAGTTTTTATTTCTTGGAtgaaaacttcaaaaatatCTAACGAATAATTGTATGTAATGAATAGTACTAGTACTGGATTGGATTTATGCAGTTTTAGTGATTGTAGTACATGTAGTACAAATTCTAATTCGTTACCTATCTTAAACCATGCACAAGCACAAACATTGTACTACACTGCTTCCCATCTTTTCTTGTTGTTTCGTTTTTGTTTGCTTTCTGAAGCCCATTAGTTTTATAGGCCTGCGGCCCTATTCGCTTTCTATTGGGCTGGTTCATCAGGCCATTATCGCTAACGCACATTCCTCGTTAAATTGTTGCTATCTGTTCATCGTCCCCGCCAATTTTTATgcgatttatatttaaatttttaatttaagaaaaaagaatttaaaacattaaattacgTGTTATATAAATATTGATGGGACTATGAAGTCCACAGAATCACTTAATAATTTCTCCCATGCAAAGATAATTCTTGAATCACATACCAACCAGAGCTATTTTGTCTCCgataattcattaatttacaTTCAAAACTAACTAGTATTATAATTAACttgatacttctttttctgtaatttaattataaaaagggTTATTTTAGTAAACTTAagtgaaataaattttcttaaaattatttttcacataacatatttaaatattaaacttaTTTCACATGacagataaataattttgaaaataatctcATATAAACGCACACTGACGTTAGGAATTATTTTTGCTCGAGatgaatactttttttaattgtgaaaGCTAAAAGTACACTAAAATTATGTCAGGCTTAAATATAGGTCCGACACTAGCATACCTATAACAAGGATAAATGGGCCTGGCctcatttgttgttgtttgatAAACTTCAAACAAATAAAGGCCGTAAACACCTGAAACTTCGTA is a window encoding:
- the LOC100805091 gene encoding uncharacterized protein, whose product is MRTSCFLSLPPFTSNQPSIPPKHPQLSSVKNEACWKRQCVVMGVASIIGLEMCNSVAMAHEAIEIKTMPFSNQVVSNSNSYGGAKWSEKRMCPPWQGNSLETIVPENLPRPSARRRYEAVRSSSKTAPPLSAPIIVQSNKGSCFSM